In Exiguobacterium sp. 9-2, the genomic window AACTGGCGAGCTGATGGCTCGTTATCAACAATTGAACGCGATGACATTAGAGGAACGCTTTAATGCAATCAAATCTTAAAGAGTAACCGTAAAAAAATCAGGGTTGGGCGATGAATTCGCTCAATCCTTTTTGGTTTCTGCCGATATATAATGAGATGACAGTTTTAAAAAACAAGGAGGCTTCTCGATGAACATCCAATTGAATCCGGCACGTCCGGCACAATCCCCTGGTCAGACGCCGCTTTTGGACACAAAGACCTATAAAGGAACGGTCCTTGAGCAGACTGGTCCGCATACGGCTCTCGTCCAGGTCGGTCGGGATAAGATCGAGATGACCTTCACAGGCGACGTTCCGACAGGTGATTTCCAGTTCAAGGTCAAAGGACAGACAGCAGAAGGTTACCTGATTGAACAACTAACACCAGCGACACCGGATGCGGAAACGCCACCTGTCCTGTCTGTTCCATCAAATGTCAATCCCGCTTTGCTTGAAGGTGTGCCTGCAGAACTGAAGCAAGCCGTCGCGAAGTTACTCGCGAGCGGTCAACTGCCACAGACACCGGAAATCGTCGCCCAACTCGTGACGGCACTGCAAGGAACGTACAAGGACTTAGCACTCGAACTCGTGTCGCGACCGGATACTGCACTGCCCGTTGACGCCGACGTCTTGATCGCAAGTCTCCTTGCGACGACGGAAGACTATCGGAACGTCCTGCCGGAACGAGACGCCTTAAAGGAGCAGCCGACGTTCGAAAAAGCCGTCGCGCTTGACGTCGCCCGTGTGACGCTACCGACGCAACGCGAGATCGAGACAGCGTCGCCCTTGCATATCCGACAATACATTGAACACATACCAGCAGAGAAACGCCCGGCACTCGTCGCAACGCTCGAACAAGGCGAGATCGAGACTGTCCGCAAACAACTGGCGCCCTATTTCCCGCAAGCGCCACTCGAGCCGAAGACGAGTGTCCGTGAGCAATTGATCGGTCTGACGGCACGGGCAAGTCAATCGGAACCAGTAACAGGGCAACCGGCACCGGTCCGCTCTGCCTTAACGCTCGTCCGTGAAGTGACGCCACGGCTTGCTGAGATCACGAATGATTTCAAGAGCCAACAGCGAACGATCGTCTCCCAACTCCGGCAAATCGAACCGCTCGTCGAGACACGTCCGGTCCAGATGGTCGCCGTCATCGAGAGTACGGCGCAACGCTTAAAACAAGTCTTCCAGCAAACGGACGCCTTATTACATACCTCGATGAAGGATGAAAAACAGCTGATCCATTTCTTATCGAAACTTGAACGGGGTGCGGAACTGGCGTTACTCGGACGCGGAACAGAAGCAAAAGCCGTTTTACAGGAAGTCCGAGTCGCCTTTGAAGCCTTCCGCTATGCGCCAGCAAATGTCCGTCCGACCTACTTACCAGAGATGCAGGGACTGCCGCCACAAGCGCCGTTTCCTTCGTCACAAACGGCACAAAAAGCCGTTCCATATGAGCCGCAACAGAACAGTCCACGCCTCTTGCAGGAGACCGTCCAAAAGACGCTCCAGCTCCAGACGGCGGAACTGAAACTGAGTACGCCGGCAGCAAATCCGGAAGCTGCCAAATTGCAGACATTCCTTGCAGCACAACAGCAAGTTAATAAACCGGACAGTCAGCAACAGTTGAACCAGATTTTACTCGCCTTACCGGTCCAACTTATTGAAGCGACGGCAGGACTCCACGTCCACTTACAAAACAAACGGCCGGACGAAGTGATCGACTGGGAAAACAACATGTTGTACGTCCAGCTCAATACGCCACGCCTCGGGGAGATCGGTGTCCGGGTCGAGACCGTCAATCGCAAGATGCAGATCACAATCGAAAACGATCATCCGGTCCTTGAACAACTGGCAACACCGTTCCTCGACCGGACGACGGACGCTCTGCAAGCAACCGGTTACCAAGACGTCCGAATCCAGTTCCGTCCATTCACGCGCGAACAAGTCACAGAAACCGTCAAACAAAACGAGACACCAGGTGGCTACGACTACCGTATCTAAAAGGAGAGACCGATATGTATCAGAAAATCGACTTAACCGGACGCAAGACTGCTGCTGTCCTCCGCTACGATGAAGCATCCGGTCAAGCACCGGTCGTCGTCGCTAGAGCTAGCGGTCAAGCCGCCGATCGAATCCTACAAGAAGCACGGGCGAACGGGGTCGCGATCGAACACGATACGTCCCTTCTCGGTCACTTGCTTGATCTCGACCTCGGGACAGCGATCCCACCGCAACTTTACGACGTGATGGCAGAACTGCTCTTACTGATCGAAGAACTCGACAACGCGAAAGGACGGCAGACATGACAGAACAAGAACTCTACGCGATGACCCCGCAACAGCTGACGGAAGTGATGTTGACGGGACTCGTCCTTCAATACGATCGCGCCATTCTCGCACGTGATACGAACCGTTTTGACGAGGTCAACGAACGCTTACAAAAAGCCTATCAGTTACTAGACAAATTGCAGGCGGGGTTACACGACGACGGTGGCATCATCACGGCACAACTGGACGCGCTCTACCACTATCTTGCTGAGCAAACGTTACAGGTTTATAAGACGCCGCGTGTCTTAGACGAACTACTCGAACTGGCAGAAGACTTACGCGTCACTTGGCAAGCGGCACAGACCGTCGATCGACCACTCGTGCGCGCCGCACATCATCAACGATACGAAGGGATGGAATACGAATGAGAATCACGAACAACGTTCAAGCCTTAAAGGCTTATCGCAATCTCAGCATCAACCAGACGAACGTCAAGACGACGATGGATAAACTATCGAGCGGTCAAAAAATCAACCGGGGTGCGGATGATGCAGCTGGTCTCGCGATCTCGGAGAAGATGCGCAACCGTTTGAAGGCGCTCGATAAAGCGGAACAGAACGTCCTTGACGGCGTCTCGATGATTCAAACGGCTGAAGGCGGTTTGAGTGAGACACATAACTTATTACAACGTATGCGCGAACTCGCCGTCCAAGCTGGTAACGGTACACTCGCGACGGAAGACCGGACAGCGATTCAAGAAGAAATCAACCAGCTGACGAACGAGGTCTCGCGGATTGCAAAGACGACCCAGTTCAACGGCAAAGAATTGTTGAGCGGCAAGTTCAACGATGCCGACAGTGCGCTGTTCATCCAAACGAATGCTGGCGCCAACGAAGGCATCTCGATCACGATTGACGACATGCAAGCTCTTGCGCTTGATATCAGTTCAACGACACAAGCTGATCCCTCGATTCGTCCGCTTGATTTCTCGAGCAGTGACGCACCCGAATACGCCCTCAGCGTCATGACGGCAACGGATGCGAATGATGCGATCAGCCATTATACGAAAGCAATTGATACGATCTCTCAGCAACGTTCACAACTCGGGGCAATTCAGAACCGGTTTGAAGCGACGTCATCCGTCCTCAGCGTCAGCGTCGAGAACTTGACGGCTTCAGAGTCGCGGATTCGCGACACCGATATGGCGCGTGAGATGATGGAATATGCGAAGTACAACATCCTTAACCAATCGGGGATGGCGATGATCGCTCAAGCGAACGCCTTGCCGCAAGGCGTCTTACAATTACTCAACTAAGGAGGCAGATCCGATGGATATCCGCCGCATCCAAGAAACGCAAAGACTCCAGTCCTTAAAAGGCGGTCCCCGTGAAGTCGAAGCGTCGACGACGTTCTCTGCCTTGATGCAGGAGAAACGGGACCACAAAGGTTATGAACGCTTGCAACAAAAGCTCGCGCTCGTCGAAGAACATGGTCAATTGCTCGCTGAGAGCCAGACGATCGAGCACCTCGAAAGCTATAAAGAAAAAATCAAGGACTTCTTAAAAGATGCCCTCGACCAATCGCAACAACTCGAAGAGAAGCGCGGCTTCAATCGCCGCGGTCGGACGAAAATCTATAAAGTCGTCGAACAAGTCGATGCGAAGCTCCTTCAGTTGACGGATACGGTCATCTCCGGCGAATCGCGCCGGCTTGATATCCTCGATCAAGTTGGCGAGATCAAAGGAATGCTCGTCAACGTCTTCGTGTAATCTAGATTAGAGGAGTTCCCCAACATGCCAGACTTATATCTTAAAAAATGCACCTGCCCCTACTGCTTGAAGACGACGGAGACGAAACGTGTCCTGTCGCGACATATCCGTGTCGCCTCGACTGACTTTGATGGCTTCATCCGCCATCAAGGCGTCAACGTCTACCTCTATGAACCGGTTCAGTGCAGCCATTGTCGGTTCTTCTTCCACGAGTCGTTCGGAAAATTGTCGCCGGACGTTCGGGCGACCTTGCAAGATCACATCCTGTCGACGCTTCCCGTATTGCCGTTCGCTAGCACGGAGCGGACGATCGAGCAGGCGATCCAGCTCTATAAACTCTGTCTCTATACGGCTCAAGTGACGGAGCAAAAACCAGCCATCCAAGCAATGCTGGGCGTTCGTCTGTCCTGGTTGCATCGCTTGACCGGTCAATCAGCGGAAGAACAACTGTGGGCGAGCCGAGCGATCGAGAAGTATGTCTCGCTTTACGACAACTACACGTCCGTCAAAGAGAGCGGGCTTCCGGAAGACGTCCTCCTACTTCGGATCGCCGACCTGCATGCTGTGACGAAAGATAAAGAGCAGTCTCGCCTATGGTACAGCCGCTTATTCCAAAGTAAGACGGCGACCGATAAAATCAAAAAAGAAGCACGGACCCACTGGGAATGGGTCCAGGAACAAGAATGACGTTTTTTATAAAAACAACACAAATACCGGTCAGACGAGGAATTGCTCCACGACCTGACCGGTATTTGTGTTGTACGCTTACGACTCACGACGGTATTTTTCTTCTTCATAGGCATCTGGTGTATCGGAGATAGGGCGTTCGAATTCTTCCCATGATTCCGATTCAACGTCCGGTTCAATGAACTGATCGTACGAGCCGTCCGATTGGAAATACGGCTGCGGTACGGGACGCTTCTTGTCTTCCCGCTTGGTCACGAAAGATCCCTCCCTCACACAAGAAAGTTACTGACGAGAATCAAAATACGGTGAAAAACTATGATCGACTTCTTCGTACGGATCGACGTACGATTTACGACTCGTTTGCGTCTGACGCAACTGACTGATTTGTACCCCTAATTTAGCCGTTTCCGCTGATAATTTCAAGTCGATTTTCCGACTATCAGCGACGAGTTCTTGGATGATGGCTTGATTGGCACCAGCTAGCAGATTCGAGTGTGCGGCAATGAATGCTTCCCGTTCGTTCAAGAGACCATGAATCTTCTCAATCCATTCGTCATATGTCTCTTCATTTGGTGTTTGATCAAGCAGTTCAATCAATCGTTTTGTCTTCAGGCGAAGCGGATCGAGCGGACTCATCGTTGCCGTGCGAGTTTCATCGCTTCTTTCCACGTCTCACGGAATTCTTCGGCAAAGCCAATCACTTCGTCGATTGCCACTAAATCGTTTTTGACGTTGGCATCAATCAGGCGTGTTTGCATGTAGTCATAAAGACTATTCAAGTCTTTCGATAGCGCAATCGATTGATTGAGCGTCAATTGTAACTCCGAAATGATTGCTTGTGCTTTTTGGATGTTCGTATTTTTTTGCTCGATCATCTTCTGTTCGATCGCTCGTTTCGCAAGCATCGAGAATTTGATCAGTCCTTCGTATAACATCAGTGTTAAATCTTGAGGTAACGCTGTCGTTACCGAGTTCGTTTGATACGTCGCATAAGGGTTCATCGCGTTTCCTCCTTTTTATTGTCCTTGTCCGAGATAGCCAGCAAGCGTTGATGACTGACTGTTTGCTTGGTTCATCGCTTGTTCCATCGCCGCAAATCGACGATAGTAGCTGTCTTCTTTCCGCTTTAACTTATCTTCCCATGACAGCATGCTCTTATCGAGATCAGCGAGTGATTTCCCGAGCCGATACGTCGTCGCAACCGCTCCATCTCGTCCGGCGACTCCAGAAATCTTATCGCGAAGCGTCGTTGCAAAACCTTGAATCTGACGGACGAAACCGTCGAGGCCATTTGGATTGGGAATCGTATTCCCTTGCGCATCCTTTGTCGGTTCCGGAGCGTCAGCAGTGAATAGTTTATAGACGCCTTCCGGCTGTTCTTCAAGCATCTTCTTCAGTTTCGTTTCATCGATTTTCAGCTTCCCACCATCCCGGAAGTCACTTGTTGAAGTGATCCCGATTTGCGACATGTACTGGAGTTGAATCGTATCCGTTCCTGACGTGTACGAATACCCGGTATCGATTTTCGACGAGATTGCACTTCGGAACTGATTCAGTCCGTCCTGTAAGTAGCTATCGTTCTTCAGCACACCACTCATCGCTTTTTCTTCCCACTTCTTGACTTCATCCTCACTCAGTTCCTTACGCTGGGCATCCGTCAGCGGCTGATAATCACGATATTTTTCTTCTCGGACTTTTTTGTTCATCTTGTCGATGACGTCATTGTATTTATCGACGAAGTTCTTGATCGAATCAAAGTTTTTCTGTGTGTCGAGCACTGTATTGATCGTCGTCGCTGTCGTCGAGACGTTATTCAACGTGATCGTCAGACCGTTCTGAGTGAACGTATTCGTCGTCTGTTCAAGTTGTTGTCCACCAATCGTGTACTTGGCGTTTTTCCCTTCGCGACCGAATATACTGTCTTGTGAATTCACCTTCGCAGTATTATCTGATGCATCAACGATCGAAATATCTGCTCCTACGGGGTTTAAGTTACCGGTACTCGTTTTTGTTAAAACGAGTTTTCCTGTTAAATCATTGAAGACCGCGTTCATCCCAAGACTGGCTTTACCATTGATTGCCGCTGTCAAATCCGAGATTTTTTGTGTTGCATCCAGCTGCAAAGTTTCCGTCACTGCAACACCGGCTACATCGAATGTATTGATTTGGACGTTGATTTTGCCATTCGCGTCCTTCGTGAACAATCCACTATCTTCAAGCGTTGCATCGCTCTTCTTACCACTTGCCGCAACAAGTGTTACCGATGCAACACTTGCGAGTTGATCGATACTATCAATCGTCACACTACCTGCTGATGCTGCTGGACTTGCCGTTACGGTCAATGCAGTCGGGTTTGAACTCGTGACGGTCTTTGATTGATAGTTCTTCGATAACAGCATATCGCTTGCGGCTGTCCGGAAATCAAGCAATGCCCGGTTCATCTCCCGGTATGCATCGCGTTGCCACGTCAACGTCTGTTTCTTTTGTGATAACCGGTCGACCGGTGCCCGTTCCGCCTGCATTAATTGTTTGATCATCGTTTCTGTATCAATTCCACTTGCTAAACCACTCAGTCGAATTCCTGACATCCAATCAGTCCTTTCTGTTAAATCCGTTTATCGATTAATTGATTAAATTCCATGAATGCCGCAAAGAAATCGAGTTCTTTTTTACTTGGAATTTCCTGGACGACGTTATTATTCGTATCAACGACTTGGATATAGTATTCGTTTAATTTTTCATGCTTGACGAATTTAAGTCCTGTCCGTTGCAGTTCGAGCTTGATATTCGCTTGTTCCATCGCTGTTTCAAGTTTCGTAACGTGTTGAGGTGTCGGTAGGACAACGACTCCTTCTTCTGCTAGTGCTTCCTGATTCGCTTCCACAAACACATTCCGTGTCGCTTCGTACGGTAGGACGTTCGAAGGCAGATGAAGGCGAATTTCCGTATTGATGGAATTCATAGTCGGTCACTCCTTATTTATTCTCTATGTAGTATATCGGTCAAATCATCTGATTTGTTAGAGTTCGAATACAACAAAACAAAAAAGGTCACGGAACGAGTCCGTGACCTGAACAATCGATATGTGCCAATTATGATTAACGGAGTAATTGGAGAACGCCTTGCGGCTGTTGGTTCGCTTGCTACGCGCATTAGCTTTCGCTAATGATAAGACTATATCTTCATCCTAGATTTACTAGGAGCTGGGCACTTCCCCCGCCGTTTACGGAGTACGGATTTCATAACCATCGGACAAGTCCATTAGGTCGTCTATCCTAGTCGTTGAACCTTCACCAAGGTTTCCCTACAGGTGCTTGGCTGCTGATTGTCCAATCCTTGATGTTTTTCAGAACGGTCACGCTCGCCGTTTCCAGCCACGTTGTCGTACATCAAGGCTCTCAGGAGTTCCAGCAATTCACCCAGTCATGATCTAATCCGTTACCAGATTAGACGCCCGGTAGAATCGATCATCGAAGGAGTTGGAGAACGCCCTGCGGTGTTTGATTCGATTGAGCCAACATTGCTTGTGCAGCTTGTGCAAGAATCGAGTTCTTTGTTTGGTTCATCATTTCTTTCGCCATATCAACGTCGCGAACGCGAGATTCAGCGGCTGTTAGGTTTTCAGAAGATGTTTTGAGGTTGTTGATTGTATGATCCAGACGATTTTGCGTCGCTCCTAATTTAGAACGTTCAGAGGACACAGTTTCAATCGCTTTATTGATTGAAGTAATAGCCGCATTAGCCCCTACTTGACTTGTTACATTTAGAGCATCCACTCCCAGAGCAGCCGCACCCATATCATTGACTGAAAGAGTTGTATTTTGATCAGCATTTGCTCCAATTTGTAGTTTCACTGCATTATCTTTTACATTTAATACCGTTGTATCATTAGTAGTAGCTTGTCCCCAAGTCATCTTAAACTCAAGACCACCTACGTTTAATGATTCACCTGCATAAGAAGAAATTGCTGCTGTTGTTACAGTTTTTGCACCACTTAAATCAACTTTTAGTCCTGCATTAGTCAAACTAAAGTTAATGTTTCCAGATGTATTTGCCGCTAAATCAAGTGCATGAGTATCAAAATCAAATGTAATACCACCAATTGCTAAATCACTGTTTAAGGCAACGCCAGAAGCAGTTGTTTGCTTTCCGTCTGGACCTGTTAACGTTACATCAGCAGTACTACCAGCACCGCGAGTAACCGCTAATGAGTAGTCACCATAGTTAGTACCTGCTGCTGCAGTAATATCTCCTGCAACAAGAGTACTTGCAGCTGTTTTTGTGTTAACTGTTGTAGTGTCAGTACCACCTGCAGTTGCAGTTAGCGTGTAAGTCCCATTAGTAATATCATTCCCAGTAATTTTTAAATCAGTAGGTCCTAAAGTATTTGTAGAAGATGAAAAAGTTTTGCCCATTTGACCATTTAATAATTTCTTAGTATTGAACTCTGTATTTGTTGAAATTCTAGTGACTTCTGTAGAAAGTTGATCCATTTCTTTTTGAATTTCAGAACGATCTGAGCTAGTGTTTGTATCAGTCGCTGATTGAACAGCTAACTCACGCATACGCTGTAAGATATCATGCGTTTCATTCAATGCACCTTCAGCCGTTTGAATCATTGAAATACCATCTTGTGCATTTCGTGAAGCTTGATCAAGTCCGCGAACTTGAGCACGCATTTTTTCAGAGATTGCAAGACCAGCTGCATCGTCGCCTGCTTTATTGATGCGGAGACCTGAAGCAAGTTTCTCCATTGACTTGCTTTGTGCTGCAGAAGCTGCAGACAATTTGTTGTGCGTGTTAAGCGCAGTTACGTTGTGATTGATAATCATTGTAATTTCCCTCCATAGTATAAGTTTTTTGTCTCTTCGAAGATCCGTCTTCTCCGAGATGTGCCCCCTGGCCGGCCCAAGGGTGACACGGTGGATGAAGTCGATGACTGCTTCCACCCTATATATCGTCTTCCACCCGAAATGTTTAACAACTTTCTTCAAAAAAATGCAAAAAAATCGTACATCTATATCGGACGTACGATTTTCTCGTAATTTAGAGACGCGTCGCACCAGTCTCTTCTTGTAATTGTTCCGCTATCGCTACAAGTTCTTCCATCGCCCCATTTACTTCACCAAGTGAAGCCGCTTGATGACTAGACGCTTGTAAAACTTGCTCAGCGTGCTTCGATGCTTCCTCGACCATTGCAAGGATATTCGCTGTCGTTAAGCCAACTTGATCGATTTCTTGATCAGATTTGACTACGAGTTGATCAACCGATTTAACGCGTGAGTAAACATTTTCTGTCGAATGATGAATTTCTTCAAATGACGAGCCTGCTTGTTCTACGAGTCCAACACCAGTTGCGACTTCACTCTGAACATCCGTCATCGCGTTCGCCGTGTCATTAACAAGACGTTTGACGCCGGAGATCAAATCGGTAATTTCTTTTGCTGATGTCGCCGTCTGTTCAGCAAGTTTTTTAACTTCTGCTGCAACAACGGCAAATCCACGTCCTGCTTCTCCTGCTCGTGCCGCTTCAATCGATGCATTCAAACTGAGTAAGTTCGTTTGTGCCGAAATGTCACTGATAACATCCGTAATTCGTGAAATCTCACCTGTCATATCTGTCAAACGACCGTTCAGTGTTGCCGACTGTTCCATCTTCTTCGAAATCATATGCATTGCTTCAACAGAATCTGTCGCGAGTGTTTTCCCGTTTTGGGCTTCCGTCTGCATGACCGTCGCCGATTTCAAGGCTTCGTTCATCTCTTTTGCGACTTCATCCATCGTCCGTTTAACGGCACCAAGAGCATCCATCGATAGGTAGGCTTGATCGACGTTTTCGTTCATCTTCGCTGACAACTCTGCCATCGCTGAACGAATACTCTCCCCTGATGCATTGCCTTCCTGGACTGCTGCTGCGATTTCTTGCGCGGACGCTGTCAGCTTATCGCTTGAACTGCCCATCTGTGTCGCTTGTTTGCGGATATGTAGAACCATGACTTCGAGTTCATGCATCAATTGGTCGACTTCATCGCCGCGCTTCGCTTCCTCGAAATCGACGTTGAAGTTGCCGTTCGCGACTTCGCGTGCCGTCTCTGTTGCCTTTTCGATCGCTTTGATCGGTTGACGTAGGATTAATTGCGTCAACGACGTTCCAATCAACGATAACAATAAGCCAATCCCTGCTCCGAACCAAATTGCGTTCGTATCCGCGACATCAAGTCCGCGGTGGAGATAGAGCACGAGCTGGGCTGAGATACCACTCGTGATGACTGAGATCGCTAAGACCCAAAAGAATAACCGTACCTTCAAGTTGCTTCGTAATTTACGCATAACCGAAACTTCCTTTCCTGTATCTTCTTTCACCGTCCTCTCTATCGGTTTCTTTTGTAACCGTTTTAAGTCAGT contains:
- a CDS encoding EscU/YscU/HrcU family type III secretion system export apparatus switch protein, giving the protein MYQKIDLTGRKTAAVLRYDEASGQAPVVVARASGQAADRILQEARANGVAIEHDTSLLGHLLDLDLGTAIPPQLYDVMAELLLLIEELDNAKGRQT
- a CDS encoding flagellar export chaperone FliS; the protein is MTEQELYAMTPQQLTEVMLTGLVLQYDRAILARDTNRFDEVNERLQKAYQLLDKLQAGLHDDGGIITAQLDALYHYLAEQTLQVYKTPRVLDELLELAEDLRVTWQAAQTVDRPLVRAAHHQRYEGMEYE
- a CDS encoding flagellin N-terminal helical domain-containing protein codes for the protein MRITNNVQALKAYRNLSINQTNVKTTMDKLSSGQKINRGADDAAGLAISEKMRNRLKALDKAEQNVLDGVSMIQTAEGGLSETHNLLQRMRELAVQAGNGTLATEDRTAIQEEINQLTNEVSRIAKTTQFNGKELLSGKFNDADSALFIQTNAGANEGISITIDDMQALALDISSTTQADPSIRPLDFSSSDAPEYALSVMTATDANDAISHYTKAIDTISQQRSQLGAIQNRFEATSSVLSVSVENLTASESRIRDTDMAREMMEYAKYNILNQSGMAMIAQANALPQGVLQLLN
- a CDS encoding YaaR family protein, which gives rise to MDIRRIQETQRLQSLKGGPREVEASTTFSALMQEKRDHKGYERLQQKLALVEEHGQLLAESQTIEHLESYKEKIKDFLKDALDQSQQLEEKRGFNRRGRTKIYKVVEQVDAKLLQLTDTVISGESRRLDILDQVGEIKGMLVNVFV
- a CDS encoding DUF2225 domain-containing protein; the encoded protein is MPDLYLKKCTCPYCLKTTETKRVLSRHIRVASTDFDGFIRHQGVNVYLYEPVQCSHCRFFFHESFGKLSPDVRATLQDHILSTLPVLPFASTERTIEQAIQLYKLCLYTAQVTEQKPAIQAMLGVRLSWLHRLTGQSAEEQLWASRAIEKYVSLYDNYTSVKESGLPEDVLLLRIADLHAVTKDKEQSRLWYSRLFQSKTATDKIKKEARTHWEWVQEQE
- the fliS gene encoding flagellar export chaperone FliS — encoded protein: MNPYATYQTNSVTTALPQDLTLMLYEGLIKFSMLAKRAIEQKMIEQKNTNIQKAQAIISELQLTLNQSIALSKDLNSLYDYMQTRLIDANVKNDLVAIDEVIGFAEEFRETWKEAMKLARQR
- the fliD gene encoding flagellar filament capping protein FliD, which codes for MSGIRLSGLASGIDTETMIKQLMQAERAPVDRLSQKKQTLTWQRDAYREMNRALLDFRTAASDMLLSKNYQSKTVTSSNPTALTVTASPAASAGSVTIDSIDQLASVASVTLVAASGKKSDATLEDSGLFTKDANGKINVQINTFDVAGVAVTETLQLDATQKISDLTAAINGKASLGMNAVFNDLTGKLVLTKTSTGNLNPVGADISIVDASDNTAKVNSQDSIFGREGKNAKYTIGGQQLEQTTNTFTQNGLTITLNNVSTTATTINTVLDTQKNFDSIKNFVDKYNDVIDKMNKKVREEKYRDYQPLTDAQRKELSEDEVKKWEEKAMSGVLKNDSYLQDGLNQFRSAISSKIDTGYSYTSGTDTIQLQYMSQIGITSTSDFRDGGKLKIDETKLKKMLEEQPEGVYKLFTADAPEPTKDAQGNTIPNPNGLDGFVRQIQGFATTLRDKISGVAGRDGAVATTYRLGKSLADLDKSMLSWEDKLKRKEDSYYRRFAAMEQAMNQANSQSSTLAGYLGQGQ
- a CDS encoding flagellar protein FlaG, encoding MNSINTEIRLHLPSNVLPYEATRNVFVEANQEALAEEGVVVLPTPQHVTKLETAMEQANIKLELQRTGLKFVKHEKLNEYYIQVVDTNNNVVQEIPSKKELDFFAAFMEFNQLIDKRI
- a CDS encoding flagellin N-terminal helical domain-containing protein; this encodes MIINHNVTALNTHNKLSAASAAQSKSMEKLASGLRINKAGDDAAGLAISEKMRAQVRGLDQASRNAQDGISMIQTAEGALNETHDILQRMRELAVQSATDTNTSSDRSEIQKEMDQLSTEVTRISTNTEFNTKKLLNGQMGKTFSSSTNTLGPTDLKITGNDITNGTYTLTATAGGTDTTTVNTKTAASTLVAGDITAAAGTNYGDYSLAVTRGAGSTADVTLTGPDGKQTTASGVALNSDLAIGGITFDFDTHALDLAANTSGNINFSLTNAGLKVDLSGAKTVTTAAISSYAGESLNVGGLEFKMTWGQATTNDTTVLNVKDNAVKLQIGANADQNTTLSVNDMGAAALGVDALNVTSQVGANAAITSINKAIETVSSERSKLGATQNRLDHTINNLKTSSENLTAAESRVRDVDMAKEMMNQTKNSILAQAAQAMLAQSNQTPQGVLQLLR
- a CDS encoding methyl-accepting chemotaxis protein, yielding MRKLRSNLKVRLFFWVLAISVITSGISAQLVLYLHRGLDVADTNAIWFGAGIGLLLSLIGTSLTQLILRQPIKAIEKATETAREVANGNFNVDFEEAKRGDEVDQLMHELEVMVLHIRKQATQMGSSSDKLTASAQEIAAAVQEGNASGESIRSAMAELSAKMNENVDQAYLSMDALGAVKRTMDEVAKEMNEALKSATVMQTEAQNGKTLATDSVEAMHMISKKMEQSATLNGRLTDMTGEISRITDVISDISAQTNLLSLNASIEAARAGEAGRGFAVVAAEVKKLAEQTATSAKEITDLISGVKRLVNDTANAMTDVQSEVATGVGLVEQAGSSFEEIHHSTENVYSRVKSVDQLVVKSDQEIDQVGLTTANILAMVEEASKHAEQVLQASSHQAASLGEVNGAMEELVAIAEQLQEETGATRL